A single Dermacentor albipictus isolate Rhodes 1998 colony chromosome 3, USDA_Dalb.pri_finalv2, whole genome shotgun sequence DNA region contains:
- the LOC135915590 gene encoding uncharacterized protein, whose translation MAATPRWLLLQGSLLLIAFVAQQKAEAARIDEPINPREYRARSDVGAAQPLFRSASRWMFDASNEARPRQRANEAGSSDTRAHQQPSASVEKGVPRVEPQNSFHAEQDSVRVSDSEQRRPRPGRAYVITDQESGDNTNGVAVGHRLQLQQQQPQQQRADDSFLDEVIKSAKAGKPGGGNVAARPVVLSDRGGPFLNAAAARVSANGTKLYNVSNAQKVVGDEHPMELGKVKIRPAHVVLSNNDTLQLECFVGYNTHASVSWTLNDRVLLEVDESKIQTIDYKGVKVMVSSILIRNVLKLPTFKEIYVFKCIYLFDDEMQTAQSVVHARVTDDCQTDQECAPRNARCVNSRCTCASTQYPVKLQSVHTTCRVEAFLETECLYDEQCENVEPKSECTVHHWCACIHGYARDAWSNCLPKSTGLRTRCNSDRDCADLGANCVLSHCSCLGDLEERSGKCVARNKPTDELLRRSLVAKVTQNVASPQYAAAFALSSTVAATLAHCLLLKLLTPE comes from the coding sequence ATGGCCGCGACACCGCGCTGGCTGCTCCTCCAGGGCAGCCTGCTTCTGATAGCCTTCGTCGCTCAGCAAAAAGCAGAAGCAGCGAGAATCGACGAACCCATCAACCCTAGAGAGTACCGCGCCCGAAGCGACGTCGGCGCCGCACAACCGCTCTTCAGAAGCGCCAGTCGGTGGATGTTCGACGCCAGTAACGAAGCCAGGCCACGCCAGCGAGCGAATGAGGCCGGTAGCAGCGACACCCGAGCGCACCAGCAACCATCTGCAAGCGTAGAGAAAGGTGTGCCGCGGGTAGAGCCCCAGAACTCCTTCCATGCTGAACAGGACAGTGTACGTGTGAGTGACAGCGAACAGAGGCGCCCGCGACCAGGTCGGGCGTACGTCATAACAGACCAAGAGAGCGGTGACAACACCAATGGCGTCGCCGTCGGGCACAGGTTACagttgcagcaacagcagccgcagcAACAACGAGCGGACGACAGCTTCCTGGACGAGGTCATTAAGAGCGCCAAGGCGGGTAAACCCGGCGGTGGAAACGTTGCTGCAAGACCCGTCGTCTTGTCCGATCGCGGCGGCCCTTTCTTGAACGCAGCCGCCGCGCGGGTCTCCGCCAACGGGACGAAGCTGTACAACGTGAGCAACGCGCAGAAGGTGGTCGGCGACGAACACCCCATGGAGTTGGGCAAGGTCAAGATCCGGCCCGCGCACGTCGTGCTCTCCAACAACGACACGCTGCAGCTGGAGTGCTTCGTCGGCTACAACACGCACGCGTCGGTCTCGTGGACGCTCAACGACCGCGTCCTGCTAGAGGTTGACGAGTCCAAGATCCAGACCATAGACTACAAGGGCGTCAAGGTCATGGTCTCCTCCATCCTCATCCGCAACGTGCTCAAGCTGCCCACCTTCAAGGAGATCTACGTCTTCAAGTGCATCTACTTGTTCGACGACGAGATGCAGACGGCGCAGAGCGTCGTGCACGCCCGCGTCACCGACGACTGCCAGACGGACCAGGAGTGCGCGCCCAGAAACGCGCGCTGCGTCAACAGCCGCTGCACGTGCGCCAGCACCCAGTACCCGGTGAAGCTGCAGTCCGTGCACACGACGTGCCGCGTCGAGGCCTTCCTGGAGACCGAGTGCCTCTACGACGAGCAGTGCGAGAACGTCGAGCCCAAGAGCGAGTGCACGGTCCACCACTGGTGCGCCTGCATCCACGGCTACGCCAGGGACGCCTGGAGCAACTGCCTGCCCAAGAGCACGGGATTGAGGACCCGGTGCAACTCGGACCGCGACTGCGCCGACCTCGGCGCCAACTGCGTGCTTAGCCACTGCTCCTGCCTGGGCGACCTGGAAGAGCGCAGCGGCAAGTGCGTCGCCAGGAACAAGCCCACGGACGAGCTCCTCAGACGGAGTCTCGTGGCCAAGGTCACGCAGAACGTCGCGTCGCCGCAGTACGCCGCGGCTTTCGCGCTGTCCTCGACGGTGGCGGCTACCCTAGCGCACTGTCTCCTCCTGAAGCTGCTCACTCCTGAGTAG